A section of the Pseudobacteriovorax antillogorgiicola genome encodes:
- a CDS encoding response regulator, whose amino-acid sequence MKPTLPSKNLPVLKESAFVLACFLAAIFVGLYGSDRFFQESLVFLGACTAFTFTSLIHHKNDARGPVQKALGACTCLLLISVGLYFLVKDSLLAEIGHICLTLTSLSLVLSSCFMSSLFLKPLYHTIGFLGISGLALFSQTTLTLAIDNERVSIEMLQGLLIFSVVALGAAQILFAYRSIRQKSFADHEFFYLSVPLSALSVHTLVEPGDMLYFNLAMSAACLALYYRGHLIHIETTTKERVASIAFHQQMIEVLRQLSFEAREGINNIILQTDMIVDDPQGDPTPYCQGIRDASLNMLRAVDRYVTLQQIVEGVQLKKSDTTIQQLNDAVANSFRNPTGSRQLFFHSPDSIAIMQTNPTLLSQAILDIVNRDQYQKLDFSLHVYNTIRGQDRFTNIDIRGFTQDIDKLDKAHNRFKQFDYSEFRFVVNIAESLGGGFLVKDLNQESPFFTIYIPRKASTKPETFQDDLVDSVLVVDDDPEVMNLIADFIESYGIKSIRANEGGQALELYQKNKPQCVITDVKMPRMTGIELAEKIKPDSCTVIGISGAPENESNSSKRKTAFDTFHQKPPDLNLIVKEVQEAIDRSKKLKS is encoded by the coding sequence TTGAAACCGACCTTACCGTCAAAGAATCTGCCTGTTCTGAAAGAAAGTGCTTTCGTGCTCGCTTGCTTTCTCGCTGCTATATTTGTGGGTCTCTATGGCAGCGATCGCTTCTTCCAGGAAAGCCTCGTCTTTCTCGGAGCATGCACGGCTTTCACCTTCACAAGCCTGATACACCATAAAAATGATGCACGAGGTCCAGTTCAAAAAGCTCTTGGGGCATGCACTTGCCTGCTACTAATCTCCGTAGGGCTCTACTTTCTAGTCAAGGACTCACTGCTCGCTGAAATTGGACACATATGCCTTACATTGACTAGCCTCAGTCTGGTGCTTAGCTCGTGCTTCATGTCCTCTCTGTTCTTAAAGCCCCTCTATCATACTATCGGATTTCTAGGAATTTCCGGACTAGCCCTTTTCAGCCAGACGACCCTCACATTAGCCATAGACAACGAACGAGTCTCAATTGAAATGTTGCAAGGACTTCTGATATTCTCTGTCGTTGCTCTGGGAGCCGCTCAGATCCTTTTTGCTTATCGATCCATTCGACAAAAAAGCTTTGCTGATCACGAGTTTTTCTATCTATCGGTTCCACTTTCAGCGCTTTCGGTACACACTCTCGTCGAACCAGGAGACATGCTCTACTTCAACCTTGCCATGTCTGCGGCTTGCTTAGCCCTCTATTACCGAGGACACCTCATACATATCGAAACAACAACCAAGGAAAGGGTTGCATCCATCGCATTCCACCAGCAAATGATCGAAGTGCTTCGTCAACTTTCCTTCGAGGCGCGGGAAGGAATCAATAACATTATCTTGCAAACGGATATGATCGTCGACGACCCGCAAGGAGACCCCACTCCCTATTGCCAGGGTATTAGAGATGCTTCACTCAATATGCTTCGCGCAGTAGACAGATATGTAACACTGCAGCAAATTGTTGAAGGTGTTCAGCTTAAAAAGTCAGATACCACCATTCAACAGCTCAACGATGCTGTAGCAAATTCATTTCGAAACCCCACGGGATCGCGACAGCTATTCTTTCACAGCCCCGACTCTATCGCTATCATGCAAACCAACCCCACTCTTTTATCTCAGGCCATCCTAGACATCGTAAATCGCGATCAATACCAGAAACTGGATTTTAGCCTTCATGTCTATAATACGATTCGCGGTCAAGACAGGTTTACAAATATCGACATCAGAGGTTTTACACAAGATATCGATAAACTCGATAAGGCTCATAATCGATTCAAGCAGTTTGACTACTCTGAATTTCGTTTTGTTGTGAATATAGCAGAATCACTTGGTGGTGGATTTCTGGTAAAAGACCTTAATCAAGAATCACCATTCTTTACGATCTATATTCCAAGAAAGGCTTCCACCAAACCCGAGACATTTCAAGATGACCTTGTTGATTCTGTATTAGTGGTGGATGATGATCCTGAAGTCATGAACTTAATCGCCGATTTCATCGAGTCGTATGGAATCAAGTCCATTCGTGCCAATGAAGGTGGCCAGGCTCTGGAACTTTATCAGAAGAATAAGCCCCAGTGTGTAATTACTGATGTAAAGATGCCACGTATGACTGGTATCGAGCTGGCTGAAAAAATCAAGCCTGATTCCTGTACTGTTATCGGGATTAGCGGTGCTCCTGAAAATGAATCCAATTCCAGCAAGCGCAAAACCGCTTTTGATACATTCCATCAAAAACCGCCAGACCTGAACCTCATTGTGAAAGAGGTTCAGGAAGCGATAGATCGATCGAAGAAACTGAAGTCGTGA